The following proteins come from a genomic window of Nicotiana tomentosiformis chromosome 12, ASM39032v3, whole genome shotgun sequence:
- the LOC138903230 gene encoding uncharacterized protein — translation MVIENQKFSDIIKLGERIEEGIKSGMVINFEALHATNKALQSGGISKKKEVGAVMVAQGPRSPLTYQTPPPTYQLSPPRYPQPATAYHTYNTQPAYYHSLPSCQNYQKPRPNFDRRLPRQYTPIDEPIDQLYERLKAAGYVTPIPAVAMENSSQWVNPNKTCAYYSGMKGHTFDKCRTLEDKSQTLIDTKVIQEKEAAPNVRNNPLPDHRGGGAPIEVEVAVPTPFEVEVTIPFTMMVTPTLYYKSNAIPWDYVAEARRKGKGKMEETGTAQGVSSTGRKSILSLLQNSEAHRNALMKVLNEACVPNDITSGEMVNMTGQVLESHKITFHEDELPPEGLSHNRALHITVQFEDKFIARVLIDGGLSLNICLLTTLKR, via the exons GGGATCAAGAGCGGAATGGTAATTAATTTTGAGGCATTACATGCTACgaataaagctttgcagtcaGGGGGTAtttccaagaagaaagaagtaggggccgtgatggtagcccaaggtccaagatctcctcttacataccaaacacctccacccacatatcaacttTCACCTCCCAGATATCCACAACCCGCCACTGCCtaccatacttataacacccAGCCAGCATACTATCACTCCCTGCCATCCTGCCAAAACTATCagaaacctagaccaaatttcgaccgcaggctgcccagacaatacacccctatTGATGAACCTATCGATCAGTTATATGAGAGATTAAAAGCTGCTGGATATGTCACCCCTATTCCCGCTGTTGCCATGGAAAACTCttctcaatgggtcaatccaaataagacatgtgcctattactcaggcatgaaaggtcatactttTGACAAGTGTCGTACTTTGGAGGATAAGAGTCAGAcactaattgacaccaaagtcatacaggaaAAGGAGGCTGCACctaatgtccgtaacaatcctctcccggatcacaggggaggaggg gcaccaattgaagttgaggtagctgtaccaactccgtttgaggttgaagtaacaataCCCTTCACTATGATGGTAACACCTACACTATattataagtctaatgctataccatgggattatgttgcggaagcaagaagaaaaggaaaggggaaaatggaagaaactggtaCAGCACAAGGTGTGTCCAGCACTGGTAGG AaatccattctatcactactgcagaattctgaggcacacaggaacgcgttgatgaaagtgttgaatgaggcaTGTGTACCCAACGacattaccagtggagagatggtCAATATGACaggacaagtgttggaaagccacaagatcacttttcatgaagacgagctaccaccagaaggactaagtcataacagggcactgcatatcacagtgcagtttgaggataagttcattgccagagtcctgatagatgggggtttgaGTCTTAACATATGTCTGCTAACCACTCTGAAAAGATAG